A portion of the Lolium rigidum isolate FL_2022 chromosome 1, APGP_CSIRO_Lrig_0.1, whole genome shotgun sequence genome contains these proteins:
- the LOC124683959 gene encoding uncharacterized methyltransferase At1g78140, chloroplastic-like, with protein sequence MAAIRSAAISAAALVALRGFSVRRLAPCLAAQPPRAATSAAGKMLPRSAMQASAFITVVPDSDEAVAEPSVEVDTETELSKLACPICYYPLVSSIDHQSAPTKSDSSLECSTCKKVYPSKDDYWDLTVAVGSAEYSESMPAATELFRTPLVSFLYERGWRQNFIWGGFPGLEREFDMAKTYLKPTTGGVIVDASCGSGLFSRLFVNSGLYSLVVALDFSENMLKQCNEFIKEENISDERLALVRADISRLPLVSGSIDAVHAGAAIHCWPSPACAVAEISRVLRPGGIFVASTFIADVLPPAVPVLRIGRPYIGQITGSNIFLSEAELEDLCRACGLVDFTFVRNGFYIMFSATKAS encoded by the exons ATGGCGGCAATCCGAAGCGCGGCCATCTCCGCCGCTGCACTCGTTGCTCTGCGCGGCTTCTCCGTGCGCCGTCTTGCGCCCTGCCTCGCGGCACAACCTCCACGAGCCGCCACCTCAGCGGCCGGGAAGATGCTCCCGCGCTCTGCCATGCAAGCCAGCGCCTTCATTACCGTGGTGCCCGACTCCGACGAGGCTGTTGCC GAACCTTCGGTGGAAGTAGACACGGAGACGGAGCTGAGCAAACTGGCCTGCCCAATCTGCTATTACCCGCTCGTTAGCTCGATCGATCACCAGTCCGC GCCGACCAAATCCGATTCTAGCCTTGAATGTTCTACTTGCAAGAAAGTGTACCCCAGTAAGGATGATTACTGGGATCTAACTGTGGCGGTTGGTTCTGCTGAATACTCCGAGTCCATGCCGGCAGCAACTGAACTTTTCAG GACCCCGTTGGTATCatttctttatgagagaggatggCGCCAAAATTTTATATGGGGTGGTTTCCCAGGCCTAGAGAGAGAG TTTGACATGGCAAAAACTTATTTGAAGCCAACAACTGGAGGTGTTATAGTTGATGCAAGTTGTGGAAGTGGTTTATTTTCAAGATTGTTTGTCAATAGTGGACTATATTCTCTTGTAGTGGCACTGGATTTTTCAGAGAATATGTTGAAGCAGTGCAATGAATTCATCAAGGAGGAAAACATTTCTGATGA GAGATTAGCCTTGGTCAGAGCTGATATATCCAGACTCCCTCTTGTGAGTGGTTCAATTGATGCTGTGCATGCTGGTGCCGCAATTCATTGTTGGCCATCTCCAGCTTGTGCT GTTGCGGAAATTAGCCGAGTCCTTCGCCCTGGGGGTATTTTCGTGGCTTCTACTTTCATAGCAGACGTTCTTCCACCAGCCGTTCCGGTATTGCGTATTGGACGCCCG TATATTGGTCAAATCACTGGTAGCAATATCTTCTTGTCAGAAGCGGAACTTGAAGATCTTTGCAGAGCATGTGGGCTGGTTGATTTCACATTTGTCAGAAATGGATTCTATATAATGTTCTCTGCAACTAAAGCAAGCTAG